A stretch of Miscanthus floridulus cultivar M001 chromosome 13, ASM1932011v1, whole genome shotgun sequence DNA encodes these proteins:
- the LOC136499454 gene encoding uncharacterized protein has protein sequence MQARQLWDAVEFGDVEFHDDRRALEALCAAVPLEIGAFLANKATAKEAWDSIATAHLGDYRIRRAMLQWLRQEWEGLTFNSGEQVEDFAFRLSSLKEQMAYNGDTDITDARAVEKLLRCIPKKRRTRLPALVRLGSVVTDHAAARRTRDPQGTIEEQDHAPFLVHGCVELRQETGEEKKDSRFPLPASANSSLLHLDEPRTHAFLGTGPDNDKIDSWYLDTDATHHMTGRREFFSDLDSSVRGSVKFGDTSAMEF, from the exons ATGCAGGCGCGGCAGCTCTGGGACGCGGTCGAGTTCGGTGATGTCGAGTTCCACGACGATCGGCGGGCGCTGGAGGCGTTGTGCGCCGCCGTGCCGCTGGAGATCGGCGCCTTCCTCGCCAACAAGGCGACGGCAAAGGAGGCTTGGGACTCCATCGCCACCGCGCATCTCGGCGACTACCGCATCCGCCGAGCGATGCTGCAGTGGCTCCGACAGGAGTGGGAAGGCCTCACCTTCAACTCCGGTGAGCAAGTCGAGGACTTTGCCTTTCGCCTTTCCAGCCTGAAGGAGCAAATGGCGTACAACGGCGACACCGACATCACTGATGCTCGCGCGGTGGAGAAGCTCCTACGCTGCATCCCCAAGAA AAGAAGGACGAGGCTTCCAGCTCTAGTCCGCCTAGGGAGCGTCGTCACCGACCACGCGGCGGCAAGGAGGACAAGGGACCCCCAGGGCACGATAGAGGAGCAGGATCATGCTCCGTTTTTGGTGCATGGGTGCGTGGAGCTACGGCAAGAAACAGGGGAGGAGAAGAAAGATTCAAGATTTCCCCTTCCCGCGTCGGCTAACTCCTCCCTGCTCCACCTCGACGAGCCGCGCACCCACGCTTTCCTCGGCACTGGCCCCGACAACGACAAGATCGATAGCTGGTACCTCGACACCGACGCCACCCACCACATGACTGGTCGGCGTGAGTTCTTCTCTGACTTGGACTCCAGCGtgcgaggctccgtcaagttcggGGACACCTCCGCCATGGAGTTCTAG